A genomic window from Flavobacterium johnsoniae includes:
- a CDS encoding RrF2 family transcriptional regulator, producing MISGKFAITIHILTLLHKFPNDYLSSEFIAGSMNVNPVLVRKEIANLKSHHIVESKEGKNGGTKLAVNASELSLKEIFEMTFETIGLGFAKNQPNPDCPVGKNINKNLEALYAEMNQKVSAQLEGISLEDFSNQF from the coding sequence ATGATTTCAGGTAAATTTGCCATAACGATTCACATTCTAACTTTGTTGCATAAATTTCCAAATGATTATTTATCATCGGAGTTTATTGCAGGCAGTATGAACGTAAATCCTGTTCTGGTTAGAAAAGAAATTGCCAATTTAAAATCGCATCATATTGTAGAAAGTAAAGAAGGAAAAAATGGCGGAACGAAATTGGCCGTAAACGCTTCTGAATTATCATTAAAAGAAATATTCGAAATGACTTTTGAAACCATTGGTTTAGGTTTTGCTAAAAATCAGCCGAATCCAGATTGTCCTGTTGGAAAAAATATTAATAAGAATCTGGAAGCTTTGTATGCAGAAATGAATCAAAAAGTTAGTGCTCAATTAGAGGGTATTTCATTGGAAGATTTTTCGAATCAATTTTAA
- a CDS encoding cation:proton antiporter domain-containing protein, translating into MIALNAAAESTHHLQPLISDLGLILMTAGIAVLLFKKMKQPLVLGYLIAGFLAGNHFDFFPSITDMKSVEVWAEIGVIFLLFSLGLEFSFKKLMKVGGTSSVTAITQILFMTLVGFCVGQWMGWGKMDSIFLGATLSISSTTIIIRAFDELGVKGKKFVGIVFGALIVEDIVAILMLVLLSTIAVSDQVSGTELLQSVLKLVFFLIIWFLGGIFIIPTIFKKAKHLLTDEMLLIISLALCLMMVIFAAKVGFSPALGAFIMGSIIAETTMAEKIEHLIQPVKDLFGAVFFVSVGMLINPGTLVSYALPVALITLLTIFGKAFSSSIGALISGQPLKQSVQTGMSLAQIGEFSFIIATLGMTLKVTSDFLYPIIVAVSAITTFTTPFLIKYSERFALFLESKMPKRWVKNINRYSVNAQAIKSVSTWQIVLRSSITQIILHTIIITAIILLSAKFVAPLVADTRFGNTLAALLTLVIIAPFLWALSLRRVKVEEVEILWEERKYRGALLMLILIRMSLGLFFVGFLLNIFFSPLVAFIALIIAIGAYQIFPKKLNEQYHKIENHFLKNLNDRENKKIDRRYANLMPWDGHMSFFEIKKESNLVGQTLQELKIREQLGINIAYIKRGEVTIPIPTKNERLFPGDEICVIGTDAQIVEFTKYLNQNETEARGKVEETDIVLRQLEVSQEEFIQKSIGQFRAKTDGMVVGIERNGNRILNPKSSLILEKNDILWVVGDKKKMNALLAVK; encoded by the coding sequence ATGATTGCATTAAATGCCGCAGCCGAAAGTACACACCATTTACAACCTTTAATTAGTGATTTGGGTTTAATCCTGATGACTGCTGGAATTGCCGTTCTATTGTTTAAAAAAATGAAACAACCTTTGGTTTTAGGTTACCTGATTGCAGGATTTTTAGCCGGAAACCATTTCGATTTTTTCCCTTCTATAACCGACATGAAAAGTGTTGAAGTTTGGGCAGAAATCGGAGTTATATTTTTACTTTTTAGTTTAGGACTCGAATTCAGCTTTAAGAAACTAATGAAGGTTGGAGGCACCTCGTCTGTTACCGCCATAACCCAGATTTTATTTATGACATTAGTCGGGTTTTGCGTTGGACAATGGATGGGCTGGGGAAAAATGGACAGTATTTTTCTCGGAGCGACGCTTTCTATTTCTTCAACAACCATTATTATTAGAGCTTTTGATGAATTAGGAGTTAAAGGAAAAAAGTTCGTCGGAATTGTATTTGGGGCTTTAATTGTTGAAGACATTGTTGCGATTTTAATGCTTGTTTTATTATCAACGATTGCAGTAAGTGATCAAGTTTCTGGAACTGAATTATTGCAATCTGTCTTAAAATTAGTTTTCTTTTTAATCATTTGGTTCTTAGGCGGAATCTTTATTATTCCGACAATTTTTAAAAAAGCAAAACATCTTTTGACAGACGAAATGCTACTTATAATATCATTAGCATTATGTTTAATGATGGTGATTTTTGCCGCAAAAGTTGGATTTTCGCCAGCTTTAGGAGCTTTTATCATGGGTTCTATTATTGCTGAAACAACAATGGCAGAAAAAATTGAGCATTTAATTCAGCCTGTAAAAGATTTATTTGGTGCCGTTTTCTTTGTATCTGTGGGAATGTTAATTAATCCGGGAACTTTAGTTTCTTATGCTCTTCCCGTGGCTTTAATTACTTTATTAACTATTTTCGGAAAAGCTTTTAGTTCTTCTATAGGAGCGTTGATTTCTGGTCAGCCATTAAAACAATCCGTTCAAACTGGAATGAGTTTGGCGCAAATTGGAGAATTCTCTTTTATTATTGCAACTCTTGGAATGACGCTAAAAGTAACCAGCGATTTCTTATATCCAATTATTGTTGCAGTATCTGCCATAACTACTTTTACAACTCCTTTTTTAATTAAGTATTCTGAGAGATTTGCTTTGTTTTTAGAATCAAAAATGCCGAAACGATGGGTTAAAAACATCAACCGATATAGTGTAAATGCGCAAGCTATTAAATCTGTCAGCACTTGGCAGATTGTACTTCGTTCGTCTATAACGCAGATTATACTTCATACCATAATTATTACCGCAATTATATTATTGTCAGCTAAATTCGTTGCTCCATTGGTAGCCGATACTCGATTTGGAAATACTTTAGCTGCTTTATTGACATTAGTTATTATTGCTCCATTTTTATGGGCGCTTTCGCTTCGACGCGTAAAAGTTGAAGAAGTAGAAATACTTTGGGAAGAACGTAAATACAGAGGAGCTTTATTAATGCTTATTTTAATCAGAATGAGCCTTGGTTTATTCTTTGTTGGATTTTTATTAAACATTTTCTTTTCTCCTTTAGTCGCTTTTATAGCCTTGATAATTGCAATTGGAGCGTATCAAATTTTCCCTAAAAAGTTAAATGAGCAATATCATAAAATCGAAAATCACTTTCTAAAAAATCTTAATGATCGTGAAAACAAAAAAATCGACAGAAGATATGCCAACTTAATGCCTTGGGACGGTCACATGTCTTTTTTCGAAATTAAAAAAGAATCTAATTTAGTCGGACAAACATTACAAGAACTTAAAATTCGCGAGCAATTAGGCATAAATATCGCTTATATTAAACGTGGAGAAGTTACGATTCCGATTCCAACCAAAAACGAACGTTTATTTCCTGGAGATGAAATCTGTGTAATTGGTACTGATGCCCAAATTGTTGAATTCACAAAATACCTAAACCAAAATGAAACTGAAGCCAGAGGAAAAGTTGAAGAAACGGACATTGTGCTTCGCCAGCTAGAAGTTTCGCAAGAAGAATTTATTCAAAAAAGCATTGGTCAATTCAGAGCCAAAACAGACGGAATGGTTGTCGGTATTGAACGAAACGGAAATAGAATCTTAAACCCAAAATCTAGTTTAATTCTAGAAAAAAACGACATTCTTTGGGTTGTTGGTGACAAAAAAAAGATGAATGCTTTGTTGGCGGTGAAATAA
- the meaB gene encoding methylmalonyl Co-A mutase-associated GTPase MeaB — protein MSNLNKQAGNISEKPGISSPEITNILAINQIKNKRKQQPTSEELINGILEGNRTFLSRAITLIESTNSDHFEKANEVVQGCLAHANKSIRIGITGVPGVGKSTFIEAFGKHLTQLEKKVAVLAVDPSSSLSHGSILGDKTRMEELVKDENAFIRPSASGETLGGVARKTRETIILCEAAGFDTIIIETVGVGQSETAVHSMVDFFLLLKISGAGDELQGIKRGIMEMTDAIVINKADGDNIKKANQAKVDFNRALHLFPPKKSNWQPKVTTCSSVTKDGIPEVWNTISEYFEMTKKTGFFQEKRNEQNHFWMMETINEQLKQNFYNQPEIISLLVENKKAVQNNEISPFAAASELLKFYFKKDTK, from the coding sequence TTGTCAAATTTGAATAAACAAGCTGGAAACATCTCTGAAAAACCTGGGATTTCATCTCCCGAAATCACCAATATTTTGGCTATTAATCAAATTAAAAACAAACGCAAACAACAGCCAACTTCCGAAGAATTAATTAATGGCATTTTAGAAGGAAATAGAACTTTTTTAAGCCGTGCCATTACTTTAATTGAAAGCACAAATTCTGATCATTTTGAAAAGGCTAATGAAGTAGTTCAAGGCTGTTTAGCTCACGCTAATAAATCAATTCGTATTGGAATTACTGGTGTTCCCGGTGTCGGAAAAAGTACTTTTATTGAAGCTTTTGGAAAACATCTGACACAATTAGAAAAAAAAGTAGCTGTTTTGGCAGTTGATCCAAGCAGTTCTCTTTCGCACGGAAGTATTTTGGGCGATAAAACCAGAATGGAAGAATTGGTAAAAGATGAAAATGCTTTTATTAGACCAAGCGCTTCTGGAGAAACTTTGGGAGGTGTGGCACGAAAAACTCGAGAAACTATTATTCTCTGCGAAGCGGCAGGTTTTGATACTATTATTATTGAAACCGTTGGCGTTGGTCAAAGTGAAACCGCTGTTCACAGCATGGTCGATTTCTTTTTACTTTTAAAAATTTCTGGAGCTGGCGATGAACTCCAAGGCATTAAACGCGGAATTATGGAAATGACAGACGCGATCGTAATCAATAAAGCGGATGGAGACAACATTAAAAAAGCCAATCAAGCTAAAGTAGATTTCAACAGAGCTTTGCATTTATTTCCTCCAAAAAAATCAAATTGGCAACCAAAAGTTACAACTTGCAGTTCTGTAACGAAAGATGGAATTCCTGAAGTTTGGAATACTATTTCTGAATATTTTGAAATGACAAAAAAAACAGGATTTTTCCAAGAAAAAAGAAACGAACAAAATCATTTCTGGATGATGGAAACCATCAATGAACAGTTGAAACAAAACTTTTATAATCAACCTGAAATCATTTCGCTTTTAGTAGAAAATAAAAAAGCAGTGCAAAACAATGAAATTTCACCTTTTGCAGCTGCTTCTGAGTTATTAAAATTTTATTTTAAAAAAGATACTAAGTAG
- a CDS encoding AEC family transporter, translated as MNNFLLIFLFLALGLVLQRVKQFPTHIYKTLNKIVIYFCLPAITLYHIPKIKWSNELLFPIGAGWITYILAFLFFHILGRRNGWSNKLIGCLILTAGLSNSSFLGYPIIEALFGKKGLETAVLVDQPGTFVVVSTLGVFTAAFYSKGSPNFLGIFKKIITFPPFLMFVLACVFNVMNYDLHENIQSALLKIGSLVTPLALLSVGLQLTFDRKSQHWKFLRLGLFFKLILVPFVIFVLYVFIFNQRSEAIKITLMETAMAPMITGAILASTYGLKPKLSSMMIGFGIPISFLTLAIWYFVLSFI; from the coding sequence ATGAACAACTTTCTTCTAATATTTTTATTCCTTGCACTTGGTTTAGTTTTACAGCGAGTAAAACAATTTCCGACTCATATCTATAAGACATTAAATAAAATCGTTATTTATTTCTGTCTTCCGGCAATTACTTTATATCATATTCCGAAAATCAAATGGAGCAACGAATTGTTATTTCCGATAGGAGCGGGATGGATTACTTATATTTTGGCTTTTCTCTTTTTCCATATTTTAGGAAGAAGAAATGGCTGGTCAAACAAATTAATTGGCTGTCTAATTTTAACTGCTGGATTAAGTAATAGTTCTTTTCTTGGTTACCCAATAATTGAAGCTTTGTTTGGGAAAAAAGGTTTAGAAACGGCTGTTTTGGTAGATCAACCTGGAACTTTTGTTGTGGTTTCGACTCTTGGTGTTTTTACCGCAGCTTTTTATTCTAAAGGAAGTCCGAACTTTTTAGGAATATTTAAAAAGATTATTACGTTTCCGCCATTTTTAATGTTTGTTTTGGCTTGTGTTTTCAATGTTATGAATTATGATTTGCATGAAAATATCCAGAGTGCATTATTAAAAATTGGAAGTTTAGTAACGCCTTTAGCACTTCTTTCGGTTGGTTTGCAATTAACTTTTGATCGAAAAAGCCAGCATTGGAAATTCTTGCGATTGGGACTTTTCTTTAAATTAATTTTAGTTCCATTTGTGATTTTTGTATTGTATGTTTTCATTTTTAATCAACGTTCTGAGGCCATTAAAATCACTTTAATGGAAACCGCAATGGCGCCGATGATTACAGGTGCAATTCTGGCTTCAACTTATGGATTGAAACCAAAATTAAGCAGTATGATGATTGGTTTTGGTATCCCGATTTCTTTCTTAACCCTTGCCATTTGGTACTTTGTTTTGAGTTTTATTTAA
- the purB gene encoding adenylosuccinate lyase, whose translation MTTLNELNAISPIDGRYRNKTQNLAPFFSEEALIKYRVLVEVEYFIALCQIPLPQLQGIDSSLFESLRNIYKNFSTEDALWIKETEKVTNHDVKAVEYFIKDAFEKLGLSQYKEFIHFGLTSQDINNTAIPLSTKEAFEQVYMPTLISVISKLKELSVEWKDIPMLARTHGQPASPTRLGKEILVFVERLEEQMRLLFNVPFAAKFGGATGNFNAHHVAYPQIDWKQFGNKFVETDLGLQHSFPTTQIEHYDHFAAFFDALKRINTIIIDLDRDIWTYVSMDYFKQKIKAGEIGSSAMPHKVNPIDFENSEGNLGIANAIFEHLSAKLPISRLQRDLTDSTVLRNVGVPFGHTIIAFEATLKGLNKLLLNESKFAEDLERNWAVVAEAIQTILRREAYPNPYEALKGLTRTNEAIDKNAIHNFIATLEVSDAVRAELLAITPSNYTGI comes from the coding sequence ATGACTACTCTAAACGAATTGAATGCTATATCGCCAATTGACGGAAGATATAGAAATAAAACTCAAAATTTAGCCCCTTTTTTCTCTGAAGAAGCTTTAATAAAATATCGTGTTTTGGTTGAAGTGGAATACTTCATTGCTTTATGCCAAATTCCATTGCCACAATTGCAAGGTATTGATTCTAGTTTGTTTGAAAGCTTGAGAAATATCTACAAAAACTTCTCAACTGAAGATGCACTTTGGATTAAAGAAACAGAAAAAGTAACCAACCACGACGTAAAAGCGGTTGAATATTTCATAAAAGATGCTTTTGAAAAATTGGGTTTATCTCAATACAAAGAGTTCATTCACTTCGGATTAACATCTCAAGACATTAACAATACTGCTATTCCGCTTTCTACAAAAGAAGCGTTTGAGCAAGTTTATATGCCAACTTTAATTTCTGTAATTTCGAAATTAAAAGAATTAAGTGTCGAATGGAAAGATATTCCGATGTTGGCGCGTACACACGGACAACCAGCCTCTCCTACTCGTTTAGGAAAAGAGATTTTGGTTTTCGTAGAACGTTTAGAAGAGCAAATGCGTTTGTTATTTAACGTTCCGTTTGCTGCTAAATTTGGTGGAGCAACAGGAAACTTCAATGCGCATCACGTAGCATATCCACAAATTGACTGGAAACAATTCGGAAATAAATTTGTTGAAACAGATCTTGGTTTACAACATTCTTTCCCAACAACTCAAATTGAGCATTACGATCATTTTGCTGCATTTTTTGATGCTTTAAAAAGAATCAACACTATCATCATCGATTTAGATCGTGACATTTGGACGTATGTTTCAATGGATTATTTCAAACAAAAAATCAAAGCTGGAGAAATTGGTTCTTCTGCAATGCCGCACAAAGTTAACCCAATTGATTTTGAAAACTCTGAAGGAAACCTAGGTATTGCAAATGCTATTTTTGAACATCTTTCTGCAAAATTACCAATCTCAAGATTACAACGTGATTTAACAGATAGCACTGTTTTACGTAACGTTGGAGTTCCTTTTGGACATACCATTATCGCTTTTGAAGCAACTTTGAAAGGATTAAACAAATTACTTTTAAACGAAAGTAAATTTGCTGAAGATCTAGAAAGAAACTGGGCAGTTGTTGCAGAGGCAATTCAAACAATTTTACGTCGCGAAGCATATCCTAATCCTTATGAAGCGTTAAAAGGTTTAACAAGAACAAACGAAGCTATTGACAAAAATGCGATTCATAATTTTATTGCAACTTTGGAAGTTTCTGATGCAGTTCGAGCAGAATTATTAGCGATAACACCTAGTAATTACACAGGAATTTAA
- a CDS encoding MATE family efflux transporter, translated as MNLKQYTKEFSYNLRLAYPVILGMVGHTLIGIVDNIMVGKIGSTELAAVSLGNSMIFIAMSLGIGFSTAITPIVAEGDAEKNDIKIRSAFHHGLFLCTILGLILFSIIMCAKPIMELLKQPEDVIVLAKPYLGWVAFSLIPLVMYQGYKQFADGMSLTKYSMYAMVMANVLHVGINYVLIYGIWFFPKMGIIGAALGTVISRIFLVMFMHIMLSRRDDLKRFFKGFSFNEIKKATIKKIISIGFPSAMQMLFEVVLFTASIWLCGNIGKTSQAANQIALSLASLTFMFAMGLSVTSMIRVSNQRGLTDYKKLLVVARSIFLLAIILEVFFALIFIAFHTVLPHIFLNMENTIQLTDNTEVIAIASKLLLIAAVFQISDGIQVVVLGALRGLQDVKIPMYITFVAYWVIGFPISYYLGEHTELKAQGVWIGLLAGLTAAAVMLYLRFNYLTKKLITNNSFE; from the coding sequence GTGAATTTAAAGCAGTACACCAAAGAGTTTTCGTATAATTTAAGATTGGCTTATCCTGTTATTTTGGGTATGGTTGGGCATACTTTAATTGGTATTGTCGACAATATTATGGTCGGAAAAATTGGAAGTACAGAATTGGCTGCAGTTTCTTTAGGAAACAGTATGATTTTTATCGCAATGTCGCTTGGAATTGGTTTCTCAACAGCCATAACACCAATTGTTGCTGAAGGAGATGCAGAGAAAAATGATATTAAAATTCGTTCGGCATTTCATCACGGTTTATTCCTATGTACAATTCTTGGTTTGATACTTTTTAGCATAATTATGTGCGCAAAACCAATAATGGAATTATTAAAACAACCAGAAGACGTTATCGTTTTGGCAAAACCGTATTTGGGTTGGGTTGCTTTTTCGTTGATTCCATTAGTTATGTATCAAGGATATAAGCAATTTGCAGACGGAATGTCATTAACCAAATATTCGATGTATGCAATGGTTATGGCGAATGTTCTACACGTTGGAATCAATTATGTTTTGATTTATGGAATTTGGTTTTTTCCAAAAATGGGAATTATCGGCGCAGCTCTTGGTACCGTAATTTCTAGAATATTCTTGGTAATGTTTATGCATATCATGCTTTCGCGAAGAGACGATTTAAAACGTTTCTTTAAAGGTTTTAGTTTTAATGAAATTAAAAAAGCTACTATAAAAAAGATTATAAGCATCGGTTTTCCATCGGCAATGCAAATGTTGTTTGAAGTAGTTTTGTTTACAGCGTCGATTTGGCTTTGCGGAAATATCGGAAAAACAAGTCAGGCTGCCAATCAAATTGCGTTGAGTTTGGCTTCGCTTACTTTTATGTTTGCAATGGGATTAAGTGTAACTTCAATGATTCGTGTGAGTAATCAGAGAGGTTTAACAGATTATAAAAAACTGCTTGTTGTAGCAAGATCTATTTTCCTGTTGGCTATTATTTTAGAAGTTTTCTTTGCTTTAATTTTTATAGCTTTTCATACTGTTTTGCCGCATATTTTCTTAAATATGGAAAATACAATTCAGCTTACAGATAATACGGAAGTAATCGCAATTGCTTCAAAATTATTATTAATTGCGGCTGTTTTCCAGATTTCCGACGGAATTCAGGTTGTGGTTTTAGGCGCATTAAGAGGATTACAGGATGTAAAAATTCCGATGTATATTACCTTTGTAGCTTATTGGGTAATTGGTTTTCCGATTTCTTATTATTTAGGAGAACATACCGAATTGAAAGCACAAGGAGTTTGGATCGGACTTTTGGCAGGTTTAACGGCGGCGGCGGTTATGCTGTATTTACGCTTTAATTATTTAACTAAGAAATTAATTACAAATAACAGTTTCGAATAA
- a CDS encoding peroxiredoxin, with protein MSTLRLGDIAPDFSAQTTQGPINFHEWLGDSWGVLFSHPADFTPVCTTELGTVANYVPEFTKRNTKVIALSVDGLDSHKEWIKDINETQNTEVNFPIIADEDKKVANLYDMLHPNASDKFTVRSVFVIGPDKKIKLTLTYPASTGRNFDELLRVIDSLQLTANYSVATPANWKDGEDVVIAPAIPDSDIPAKFPKGHTPIKPYLRLTPQPNK; from the coding sequence ATGTCAACATTAAGATTAGGCGATATAGCACCAGATTTCAGCGCACAAACCACGCAGGGACCAATCAATTTTCATGAATGGTTAGGAGATTCTTGGGGTGTTTTATTTTCGCATCCAGCAGATTTTACTCCTGTTTGTACAACTGAATTAGGAACTGTAGCGAATTATGTTCCTGAGTTTACTAAAAGAAATACGAAAGTTATTGCACTAAGTGTAGACGGTCTAGATTCGCACAAAGAGTGGATTAAAGACATTAACGAAACTCAAAATACCGAAGTTAATTTCCCGATTATTGCAGACGAGGATAAAAAAGTAGCGAATCTATACGATATGCTTCATCCAAATGCAAGTGATAAATTTACAGTTCGTTCTGTTTTTGTTATCGGACCAGATAAAAAAATCAAATTAACTTTGACATATCCAGCTTCAACAGGAAGAAATTTTGATGAATTGCTTCGTGTAATCGACAGTTTGCAATTAACAGCAAATTATAGCGTTGCAACTCCTGCAAACTGGAAAGACGGAGAAGATGTTGTAATTGCGCCAGCAATTCCAGACAGCGATATTCCAGCAAAATTCCCAAAAGGGCATACGCCAATAAAACCTTACTTGCGTTTGACTCCGCAGCCGAATAAGTAA
- a CDS encoding NAD(P)-dependent oxidoreductase: protein MKIAIIGATGFVGSAILNELADRKHEITAIARTPKETTNATWVAADIFNVEALAEILKGHDVIINAYNPGWTNPNIYDDFLAGSKAIQEATKKSGVKRFITIGGAGSLYVAPDLQAVDTPDFPKEIFPGANAARHYLNIIKEEKDLDWAFFSPAFEMHAGTKTGRTGKYRLGLENPVFNDEQRSILSVEDLAVVIADEVENPKHHQVRFTAGY, encoded by the coding sequence ATGAAAATCGCAATCATTGGAGCAACTGGATTTGTTGGCTCAGCAATTTTAAACGAATTAGCAGATAGAAAACATGAAATTACTGCTATTGCAAGAACTCCAAAAGAAACTACAAATGCAACTTGGGTTGCTGCAGATATTTTTAACGTTGAGGCGCTAGCTGAAATTTTAAAAGGTCACGATGTTATTATTAACGCTTATAATCCTGGATGGACAAACCCAAATATTTACGATGACTTTTTAGCAGGTTCTAAAGCTATTCAGGAAGCTACTAAAAAATCGGGCGTAAAACGTTTCATTACAATTGGAGGCGCTGGAAGTTTATACGTTGCACCAGATTTACAAGCAGTTGATACTCCAGATTTTCCAAAAGAAATTTTCCCTGGTGCAAACGCTGCAAGACATTATTTGAATATCATCAAAGAAGAAAAAGATTTAGATTGGGCATTTTTTAGTCCAGCTTTCGAAATGCACGCTGGAACTAAAACAGGAAGAACTGGAAAATACCGATTAGGATTAGAAAATCCAGTTTTCAACGACGAGCAAAGAAGCATTTTATCTGTAGAAGATTTGGCGGTTGTTATTGCTGATGAAGTAGAAAATCCAAAACATCACCAAGTTAGATTTACTGCGGGTTATTAA
- a CDS encoding LTA synthase family protein — MKKLSFLKPIFNFILIGLLITTLSRLFLFFLFKERVEQTPDFWYIFPIGLRMDLILLCYLSFLPALLITFLPNKWMKFTNKFLVIYSFIFLFLILFVELASPDFIKQYDTRPNKIFLDYLIYPKEVVGMLLKSYLTSIIVTFMILGVVLYFAFKKGKKFFYTVNADYKFKLMVFPLLAFLLFFGARSSLTSKRPINASNAVFSTDQLTNTLGLNSFYTVAFAAYSIKNEGNTKMYGKMDEAEAIARVKKYMIAGPNDFTDAEIPFLHVQQPDSVLKKPYNLVIFLQESLGAEYVGILGGKPLTPEFDKLSKEGTLFTNLYCTGTRSVRGIEAVVTGFLPSPSESVVRLGNSQQGFFTLADALKQKGYDTSFIYGGMANFDNMASFFNGNGFQDIVDQTDFESDGNKYAFKGTWGYSDEDLVTKANQYFKSKGDKPFFSLMFSTSNHEPFEYPAGRIKPYDKKPATVNNAMKYADFSIGKFFEMAKKEAYFKNTIFIVIADHNTRTYGKNLVPINKFHIPAFIMGPGVPKAAVYDRLASQIDIPPTLLAYLGIPFETPMVGRNLTKLDAKVQGRAIMQFNDINAFRVENQVVIMQPNLKPLQFEVKNDTTLIPVKLNEELAKDALAHVITAGNLYKESKYKLRNNTK, encoded by the coding sequence ATGAAAAAATTAAGTTTTTTAAAACCGATTTTCAATTTCATATTAATCGGTTTATTGATCACCACTTTAAGCCGTCTTTTTTTATTTTTCCTTTTTAAAGAAAGAGTAGAACAGACGCCAGATTTTTGGTATATTTTTCCGATTGGTCTTCGAATGGATTTGATATTACTTTGTTATTTATCATTTCTTCCGGCATTATTAATTACTTTTCTGCCGAATAAGTGGATGAAATTTACCAATAAGTTTTTGGTAATCTACAGCTTTATATTTCTGTTTTTAATTCTTTTTGTAGAATTAGCTTCGCCAGATTTTATAAAACAATACGATACACGTCCGAATAAGATTTTCTTAGATTATCTGATTTACCCAAAAGAAGTTGTCGGAATGCTTTTAAAAAGTTATCTGACTTCTATAATCGTAACATTTATGATTCTGGGAGTTGTACTTTATTTTGCTTTCAAAAAAGGGAAAAAGTTTTTTTATACGGTTAACGCCGATTATAAATTCAAATTAATGGTGTTTCCATTATTGGCTTTTTTATTGTTTTTTGGAGCGCGTTCGAGTTTGACTTCAAAACGTCCAATCAATGCCAGTAATGCTGTTTTTTCTACAGATCAATTAACGAATACTTTAGGTTTAAATTCGTTTTATACAGTTGCTTTTGCGGCGTATTCCATCAAAAATGAAGGAAATACAAAAATGTATGGAAAAATGGATGAAGCCGAAGCTATTGCTCGTGTAAAAAAATACATGATTGCTGGGCCAAATGATTTTACAGATGCTGAAATTCCGTTTTTGCATGTACAGCAGCCAGATTCTGTTTTGAAAAAGCCTTATAATTTGGTCATTTTTCTGCAGGAAAGTTTAGGTGCCGAGTATGTTGGAATTTTAGGCGGAAAACCATTAACTCCCGAATTTGACAAATTATCTAAAGAAGGAACTTTATTTACCAATTTATACTGTACAGGAACAAGAAGCGTTCGCGGAATTGAAGCGGTCGTAACTGGTTTTTTACCTTCGCCATCTGAAAGTGTGGTTAGATTAGGAAATTCTCAGCAAGGTTTTTTCACGCTTGCCGACGCATTAAAACAAAAAGGTTACGACACTAGTTTTATTTATGGCGGAATGGCAAATTTTGATAACATGGCTTCCTTTTTCAACGGAAATGGATTTCAGGATATCGTAGACCAAACCGATTTTGAATCCGATGGGAATAAATATGCTTTCAAAGGAACTTGGGGTTATTCTGATGAAGATTTGGTAACTAAAGCCAATCAGTATTTTAAATCAAAAGGAGATAAACCATTTTTCTCTCTAATGTTTTCAACTTCGAATCATGAACCTTTTGAATATCCAGCAGGAAGAATAAAACCCTATGATAAAAAGCCTGCAACGGTAAATAACGCCATGAAATATGCAGATTTTTCTATTGGTAAATTCTTCGAAATGGCGAAAAAAGAAGCTTATTTTAAAAATACTATTTTCATTGTAATTGCTGACCATAACACGAGAACTTACGGAAAGAATTTAGTTCCGATAAATAAATTCCACATTCCGGCATTTATTATGGGACCAGGAGTTCCAAAAGCGGCAGTTTATGATAGATTAGCAAGTCAGATTGATATTCCGCCGACATTATTAGCATACTTAGGAATCCCTTTTGAAACGCCAATGGTTGGAAGAAATTTAACCAAATTAGATGCAAAAGTACAAGGAAGAGCTATTATGCAGTTTAATGATATTAATGCTTTTAGAGTAGAAAACCAGGTCGTGATTATGCAGCCAAATTTGAAACCTCTTCAATTTGAAGTTAAAAATGATACAACTTTAATTCCAGTGAAATTAAATGAAGAATTAGCAAAAGATGCTTTGGCGCATGTTATTACTGCGGGTAATTTATACAAAGAAAGTAAGTACAAATTAAGAAATAACACTAAGTAA